From one Plasmodium coatneyi strain Hackeri chromosome 9, complete sequence genomic stretch:
- a CDS encoding Replication factor c subunit 5, with protein sequence MWLEKYAPQSLDELKIHKDITQRLKKLSAHKDLPHIIFYGAPGGGKSTRIDCLIKEIFKEEKIIRRPECLTNAESKISINVVQSNYHLELQCFELGTKDKIIVQNVIKELCSYKSSASFFSKTPMYRIFVFKDAEFLSEGAQAGLRRTLETYIRNARVILHLEHLSKIIEPLKSRCICIRVPLPTEEEIFGVLSDISENEHIPEPFCSVDFFKTLINKHGRNLRKCIMALEMTVYSNSAKPHHSLSVASTYINELCEFAFVNPSQIKMKECVTKIQSLITCQIPVNFIFETIIKYLLRNNFDYKLKYYFLKLCSHFSFLSENSFDKSVSLIAFIVNANTAIIKYNLAKK encoded by the coding sequence ATGTGGCTGGAAAAGTACGCCCCGCAAAGCCTCGATGAGCTGAAAATCCACAAGGACATTACGCAGAGGCTGAAGAAGCTGAGTGCACACAAGGACCTACCACACATCATTTTTTACGGAGCgcctggaggaggaaaaagtacGCGAATAGATTGCctaataaaggaaatatttaaggaagaaaaaataattaggAGACCAGAATGTTTAACAAATGCAGAAAGTAAAATCAGCATAAATGTGGTCCAAAGTAATTACCACTTAGAGTTACAATGTTTCGAGTTAGGAACAAAGGATAAAATAATTGTGCAGAATGTGATTAAGGAGCTATGTAGCTATAAATCGAgtgcgtcttttttttcaaaaacacCTATGTATAGGATATTTGTTTTTAAGGATGCGGAATTTTTAAGTGAAGGAGCTCAAGCGGGACTGAGAAGGACATTGGAGACGTATATAAGAAATGCTAGGGTCATTTTACATTTAGAACATTTGTCAAAAATTATCGAACCGTTAAAGAGTAGGTGCATTTGTATCAGGGTACCTCTCCCCACggaggaggaaatttttgGGGTGTTAAGTGATATTAGCGAAAATGAGCATATACCTGAACCGTTTTGCTCAGttgattttttcaaaacattGATTAATAAGCATGGAAGAAATTTGCGGAAATGTATTATGGCACTAGAAATGACAGTCTACTCAAATTCAGCCAAGCCACACCATTCCCTTTCGGTAGCCTCTACATACATAAACGAACTGTGCGAGTTTGCCTTTGTAAATCCGTCCCAAATAAAGATGAAAGAATGCGTGACAAAAATTCAGAGCTTAATCACGTGTCAAATTCCagtcaattttattttcgaaACGAtcataaaatatttgttaCGCAACAATTTTGATTACAAGTTGAAGTACTACTTCCTAAAGTTGTGTTcgcacttttccttcctctcggAGAACTCCTTCGATAAAAGCGTCTCCCTCATCGCCTTCATCGTGAACGCCAACACGGCCATTATAAAGTACAACTTGGCGAAGAAGTAG